A region from the Palaemon carinicauda isolate YSFRI2023 chromosome 9, ASM3689809v2, whole genome shotgun sequence genome encodes:
- the LOC137646298 gene encoding putative CENPB DNA-binding domain-containing protein 1: MDTKQASANKGSDKKEGMMTIEMKHEIIKKHESGVRVTELARQYMRSTSTIFTILKQADAIKSTKPSKGLTFLSKLHSDIHDQMESLLLIWIKEKQLAGDGMTETIICEKTSRVYKNLKGKQAAERGETSTPAETSKASCGWLDNLEKTD, encoded by the coding sequence ATGGAtacaaagcaagcgagtgcaaacaagggtagtgataAGAAAGAGGGTATGATGACTatcgagatgaagcatgaaataataaaaaaacatgagagtggtgtaagagtgactgagctggctcgccaatatatgaggagtacatcaacaatatttaCCATCCTCAAGCAGGCGGATGcaataaagagcaccaagccttccaaaggactaacctTCCTATCCAAGCTGCACAGTGATATCCATGACCAGATGGAGAgtcttcttttaatatggataaaagagaaacagttggcgggagatggCATGACCGAGACTATCATTTGTGAAAAGACCAGCAGAGTCTACAAaaacttgaaaggaaagcaagcagctgagagaggggagacttcgacgccagcagAAACCTCCAAAGCCAGTTGTGGCTGGTTAGATAATTTAGAAAAAACAGACTGA